DNA from Mycolicibacterium alvei:
CGGCCTGTCCGAACTCGCGGTGGTGGCCGAGGTCGCCGGGCGCGAACTGAGCCCGGGACCCTTCCTGCCGACCGTTTCCGCCTCGGCGGTGATCGACCGCTACGCACCGGATTCCGTAAGGGCCGAACTCCTTCCGGGCCTCGCCGACGGTACGACGGTGGCGGCACTCGGGCTGGCGGGTTCGGTGAGCATCGGCGCCGACGGCCTCCTCGGCGGGCAGGCCCGCGCGGTACTGGGCGCGCCCGACGCGCACGTATTCGTACTGGCCGTCGGCGACGACGTCGTGATCCTGGACGCCACGGCCGACGGAATCACCGTCACCGCCCAGGATTCCCTGGACACCACCCGCAGCATCGGTGCAGTGGATCTGCGCGCGGTCGCGGTCGACGAGAGCCGCATCCTGCGCGGCGCCGCACGTGCGGCCCGCACGGTGTTCCGCATCCTCGGCGCGGCAGAGGCGGTCGGCGTGTCCTGGGCCGCACTCGACATGGCCGTCGAGTACGCCAAGGTGCGCGAACAGTTCGGTCGCACCATCGGCACCTTCCAGGCCGTCAAACACCACGCCGCCAACATGCTCGTCGACGCCGAACAGACCACCGCAGCGGTATGGGACGCCGCCCGCGCCGACGATCTCGACGGCGCGTGGTTCGCCGCCGCGGTGGCCGCCGCCCACGCCATCCGGGCCCAGATCTTCTGTGCACAGACCAACGTGCAACTCCACGGCGGCATCGCCTTCACCTGGGAACACGACGCCCACCTGTACCTGCGCCGCGCCCGGACCCTGGCCGCAGTGCTCGGCGACGGCGCCGATCCGCTGGTCGACGTCGTCGACGGCCAGCGCGGCGGGCAGGCACACGGGGCGTCCTTCACGCTGCCCGAAGATGCCGAGCAGTACCGCCAGGACGCGCAGGCCGCGGCAGCGGCGGTGAAGGCGCTGCCCGAGGACAAGCGCCGCGACTACCTGGTGGATTCCGGCTACCTGGTGCCGCACTGGCCCAAGCCGTATGGCCGGGCCGCGAATGTGTTGGAGCAGTTGGTGATCGAGGAGGAATTCGGCTCGGCGGGCAGGAGCGGAGCGACCGGGGAATCAGGCCCAGTCGAGCGGGCGGACATGGGGATCACCGGGTGGGTGACCCTGACCATCGCCCAGGCCGGCACCGACGATCAGCGCGAGCGCTGGGTGGAGCCGGTGCTGCGCGGGCAGGTCATGTGGTGCCAGCTGTTCTCCGAGCCGGGCGCCGGCTCGGACGCGGCCGCCGTGCGTACCGCGGCCAAGAAGGTCGACGGCGGCTGGCGGGTGACGGGCCAGAAAGTGTGGACCAGCCTGGCCCAGCACTGCCAGTGGGGCCTGGCCACGGTGCGCACCGATCCCGACGCACCCAAACACGCCGGCGTCACCATGATGGCGATCGACATGAA
Protein-coding regions in this window:
- a CDS encoding acyl-CoA dehydrogenase, yielding MTKSALAITEEHLDLAESALGQLNRLDSRAAARATLEKAGTYPDEIWSAGAGLGWNGLAISEEYGGSGFGLSELAVVAEVAGRELSPGPFLPTVSASAVIDRYAPDSVRAELLPGLADGTTVAALGLAGSVSIGADGLLGGQARAVLGAPDAHVFVLAVGDDVVILDATADGITVTAQDSLDTTRSIGAVDLRAVAVDESRILRGAARAARTVFRILGAAEAVGVSWAALDMAVEYAKVREQFGRTIGTFQAVKHHAANMLVDAEQTTAAVWDAARADDLDGAWFAAAVAAAHAIRAQIFCAQTNVQLHGGIAFTWEHDAHLYLRRARTLAAVLGDGADPLVDVVDGQRGGQAHGASFTLPEDAEQYRQDAQAAAAAVKALPEDKRRDYLVDSGYLVPHWPKPYGRAANVLEQLVIEEEFGSAGRSGATGESGPVERADMGITGWVTLTIAQAGTDDQRERWVEPVLRGQVMWCQLFSEPGAGSDAAAVRTAAKKVDGGWRVTGQKVWTSLAQHCQWGLATVRTDPDAPKHAGVTMMAIDMKSPGVTVNPLRGLTGDAHFNEVFFDDVFVPDADVVGDVNKGWLVARATLGNERISIGGGSAAPTGFDADELVALIDADPDGARYLRRAGEVIAVGHTLRLLNLRRVSRAIAGTEPGPEGNVTKLLVAEHSQHLTELGMDLVGSAGVTGQTPKLTRAYLGNRAMTIAGGTSEITRNTIAERILGLPRDPLLK